In one window of Heterodontus francisci isolate sHetFra1 chromosome X, sHetFra1.hap1, whole genome shotgun sequence DNA:
- the LOC137358628 gene encoding aquaporin-4, which produces MSLELKSRRFWCSVLAELVGSLVLVSVILGASAPGQEDGGPVLMQVAVAAGFSAVSLIHCFGEISGAQVNPAVTIAFLCTRKLDFLQFVSYLLAQCLGAVIGSGIIYMSLPIKSTSRHLVNMINKDGNAGQALAMEIFATFQLVFTIFAVDDHRRREVGEPGSLAIAFSLTAGILASGKFSGGSLNPARSLGPAVITGFWEHHWVYWIGPILGAVLGGISYEFFFASSASQEKLIACITCKDIEIVETASVSRSSLLTVTQSAMRAKQTAKVQDHS; this is translated from the exons ATGTCATTG GAGTTGAAGAGTCGCAGGTTCTGGTGTTCAGTCTTAGCAGAGCTGGTTGGTTCCCTGGTCTTGGTCTCAGTTATTTTGGGAGCCTCTGCCCCTGGACAAGAAGATGGAGGTCCAGTGCTGATGCAGGTGGCTGTAGCTGCTGGGTTTTCCGCTGTCAGCCTGATCCACTGTTTTGGAGAGATTAGTGGTGCCCAGGTAAACCCAGCTGTCACAATTGCATTCTTGTGCACAAGAAAACTGGATTTCCTCCAGTTTGTGTCCTATCTTTTGGCTCAGTGTCTTGGAGCTGTGATTGGATCAGGGATAATCTACATGTCACTGCCAATCAAGTCAACATCAAGGCATTTAGTCAACATG ATCAACAAAGATGGAAATGCTGGCCAAGCACTTGCAATGGAGATTTTTGCCACATTCCAGCTGGTTTTCACTATATTTGCTGTGGATGATCATCGGCGTAGGGAAGTGGGAGAACCTGGCAGTCTGGCAATAGCCTTCAGTCTGACAGCAGGAATCCTGGCATCG GGTAAGTTTTCAGGAGGCAGCCTGAATCCCGCAAGATCTCTTGGACCAGCGGtaatcactggattctgggagcacCACTGG GTGTACTGGATCGGCCCTATCCTTGGTGCTGTCCTTGGTGGTATTTCTTATGAGTTCTTTTTTGCCTCCAGCGCCTCTCAAGAAAAGCTCATTGCCTGTATCACTTGCAAAGATATCGAGATTGTGGAAACAGCCAGCGTGTCCCGTTCATCGTTGCTGACGGTCACACAGTCTGCAATGCGAGCAAAACAGACTGCAAAAGTGCAGGACCACAGTTAA